AATGAAACCCATTCGTCGGCGCTGGCGGATTTGGATTGAGCCACCGGTGGCGCGTTGAGCGCCGGACGGCGTAACACGGGGCCAGCCGGGGGTTTGGCAGCGTTCGTAACCGGCGCGCTCGGCGCAAGGCGGAATTTCGCCACTGACGCCTGCAACTCTTCGGTCTGACGCTCCAGCGCGCTGGCCGCCGCAGAAACTTGCTCAACCAATGACGCGTTCTGCTGCGTCACGCTGTCCATCTCCGTCACTGCCGTGCCCACCTGCGAAATCCCTTTGCTTTGTTCTTCCGAGGCGGCGGCAATGTGCTTCATGATCTCATTCACATCCTGAACCGATTTCAGGATGTCATTCATGGTATGACCGGCGTTGTTCACCAGCTCTGAGCCTTTACCGACACGCTGTACCGAATCTTCAATCAGGGTGGCAATCTCTTTCGCCGCATTGGCGCTGCGCTGGGCGAGGTTACGCACTTCGCTGGCAACCACGGCAAAACCACGCCCCTGCTCACCGGCGCGCGCAGCTTCCACCGCCGCGTTCAGCGCCAGGATATTGGTCTGGAAGGCAATGCTATTGATGACGTTGGTGATTTCAGCAATTTTCTTCGAACTGCCGGAAATCCCTTCCATGGTGGTCACCACTTCACCCACCAGACGGCCACCCTGCTGTGCGGTACCAGAGGCAGTTTCCGCCAGTGAACTGGCCTGACGCGCGTTGTCGGCGTTAAATTTCACCGTGGCGGTCAACTGCTCCATGCTGGCTGCGGTTTGCTCCAGCGCGGCGGCCTGCTCTTCGGTGCGGGAAGAGAGATCGTTGTTGCCTGCGGAAATTTCCGCCGCACCACGGTAAATGTTTTCCGTCCCGCTGCGAATGGCGCTCACCGCTTCACGCAGGCTGTCCTGCATCGCGCGCAGTAACGGCACCAGTTTGCCCACACAGTTGCGGCCAAACTCCTCTACCGGCTGGCTAAGATCGCCCTGAGCGATAATGGCGAAGTGATCGCGAATCTTATCCAGCGGCTTAACCAGCATGGTGACCAGGTAACGATCGGTAAACAGCAGGATCAACAGACCGACCCCCACCGCCACCAGAATAATCACCTTCGTCACATTGGTCAGTTTATCGACGGTGACACGGGTGTCTTCCAGTTTGATCGCCGCCGCCTGATTAAAACTTTCGGCGCTGGCACCAAAGGCACGGCTCAACGCTGGCGTGACATTATTGGCCTGCGCACGGTAAGCCTCCAGCGTGCCCTGCTGCGCCAGCGCAACCTGCGGCGCAATCCCTTCATCCAACAGTTTTTGCCAGTTGGCGATCACGTTATTGGCGGTATCCGCATCCATCGGACCCGGTGCCATCGCTTTAAACTGTTCCAGCTGCTGCTTCATGCTGTCCAGCGCCTGTTGCACCGGCCCGAAGGCATCGGCCGGGGGTGTGGCACCAGAGGCACGGATTTCCATCACGCGCGACATACGTGTGACCACACGAAAATATTGATCGTTGCCTTTACTCAGCACCGTCATTTGATTGACCAACTGACGATCAACCTCGTTGCCGTCACCCAGAGCGTTTAGCGAGTGCACGCTAAACAGGCCGACGACGCACCACAGCAGGCAGAACAGCCCAAGAATGGTCAGCATGACGGCACGAATAGTAAAATTTTTTAAGATACCCATACGAAATCCCTTGATGTGAAACGCAATGGAGGCCCGATAAAATCGGGCATATTGCGTTTATCGGCAGCAGATTCAGAAAATGTACGGGTTTTGCAAGCTAATTAATTGCTGGATCAGCTGCGAATCCAAAAGGATTGTCTGAGCTAAATCAGAGGGATGCGAGAAAATTTGCCTTAAAAAAACGTTTGCGGAATTTAAGCATTAGCAAATTAATTAAAGTTTCACCATGCTGCGCATCATCAGGCGGAACAATCGCAGTCGCCCACGCATAAAACGAGGCTGTAACCTCAGGGGATGTTCTGTCTCCTGGCTAAACACCAGCGTCACATCTTCACTGGCACGCCAGGCGGGCCAGGCAATGTCACCCTGCAACTGATGGCTGAACTCATTGGCGTCCCGGGCAAACGTCACCCAAAAAGCGCTGACTTTGGCGGCGAAGGCATGGTCGGCTGCGGTATACGTTCGCCCTTCTGGCGGCGGCAGCGATTGCAGCGTATTGAAGACATAGGGGATTTCGTTGCCATGCCAGGCTCCGTGGGGATAGAGATCGCGTGATTGCTCGGAAACATAATCGAACCAGTAACGCCAGCCAGGCATACCGATATTATGTTGCGCTTTGACGATCAACAGCGGCATCACCGAAAAAGCCATGTCACGCGCCACCGCGCGCCCCAGCAGCCTATCATCGTGAATATCGTACAACCACTTGATCACCCGATAGCTGAAGCGGTTTTTACGCCGTAGCTGCTGGAGCACCTGGGTGGCATCGACGCCAAAAAACTCCAGCACGCTGGCCTCATCGCTATTGCTGCCAATCATCAACGGCACCCGGTGCTGTTTGCCCGCCAGAAAAGTGGCCAGCATCGGCCTGGGCAACACCGCATCGCCACTGATCGGCACCGGCCCCAGCGCCAGTGGACGTTGTAACGGCCAGAACGACTCCGCAGGCAACTCGCGTAACTGAGCGGCCGAGACGTTTTCCGCCAGCCCGAAATGCGCCGCCACCTTTTTGCCCGCCTGCTGCGCTTCTGCACGCGGAATATCCGGCAGACTATAGGCGCTCTGCACAATGCCTTTGTGGAACAATCCCTCAGCCAGCGGGGAACAACATAAAGACAATACGCTACGCGCCCCCGAAGACTCACCAAACAAGGTGATATTGTGGCGATCGCCGCCGAATGCCGGGATATTGCGCTGCACCCATTGCAGTGCCGCAATCTGATCGAGCAGCGCAAAGTTATTCACGATACCATCCGATGGATATTCCGCATCCAGCGCCGGGTGAGCAAAAAAACCGAAATGGCCGAGACGGTAGTTGAGGGTTATCACCACCACGCCCTGCGCGGCCAGCGCTTTGCCACGATAAGGATCGAGGCTGCCAGCGCCAATGGCAAATCCGCCGCCATGTAGCCACACCATGACCGGCAACGGCCTGGAAGGCTCGATATCAGGCGTCCAGATATTCAGATAAAGGCAATCTTCGCTAAAACGCCCAGGATCACCGCCACCTGCCGCGACGCAGTAGTCCCGATTTTGCCAGCTGGCATCACCCCATGCTGTGGCATCATGCACCCCCTGCCAGGGCCGCAATGGCTGTGGTGGCCGCCAGCGCAAGGCGCCAACCGGAGGGGCGGCATAGGGTATCCCCTTGAAGACAAAAAGATCATCATCCATTGTGCCTCTGAGTTCACCTTCCGCTGTCACGATCCTCAGACGTCGTTCGTTTTTCATCTCGGCTTCCCTGATCATGGATTCCTCCATTATTTGCAGGCCCGGCGTGATTGTCCATGTTGCTGAGGAATTTGCAGATTAAGCCGAAAACCCGTGCGCGAGATTCAACACCCCATTCTGATTTTTTGTCGGGTTGCCATTTACCGATTAGATTTAATGTTACAGGTTGACCTGGCGAAATGGAGAAGCGCAATGTTCGGTGGTATTAACCAGCTGTTTACCCGGATGTGTGATCATCCGGACTTCGCTAAATTACTGCTCCGCCTGACGTTTGGCGGATTACTGTTGTTTCATGGTGAATTTAAAGTCGTGCACGGCGTGGCGTGGATTGAGCATCTGCTCACCGTCAGAGGTATGCCTGGCTTCATCGCATACGGTGCTTACATCGGAGAAATTCTGGCACCCGTGATGATGATCATTGGTTTCATGACACGCCCTGCGGCGTTCATTATTGTGATCAACATGATTGTCGCGACGTTGCTGGTAAAAATGGGCGTGGTCTGGCACCTGACGGATGTGGGTGCATGGTCGCTGGAGACGGAAGCCCTTTACACGCTTGGCGCACTCGCCATTATGTTTCTGGGTGCCGGGAAGTACTCGCTGGTGCGGACTCCACGCCTGCAATAATGATACAAAGCCGGTCCGCAGACCGGCTCTTTTTATGCCAGGCCGCAGCGTACCAGGCTGCGCTGCTGCATCTGCTGATACAACACCATTTCATCCTGCACCGCTGCACCCAGCGCGCTTTCAAAGGCTTCGCGGCTGGCGTTGCCCGCACTGCGGACCTGGGCTTCATCTCCCAGATTAGACTGGAAAATCCCCGCTGCGCTTACCGGTAAAAAGTCTTCATAGGTAATGGGTTCTGCCAGCAATCGACCTTCTTTCATCAGCTGTTCCATACTCTCTTCCGCACGCGGAGGAGACTGGATGCCCTGTTCCGTTAACCGATAGCGGAACCACGCCAGCTGCTGTTCCCGCAGGCTGGTTTCATCATCAGGAAAGTCACTGAACACCGCTGCCAGATGTTGCTGATGGTGCTGGTTATCCGGGCCGGTTCCCGCTTCGGCCAGCAACTTATCATACAGCGCGCGGCCTTTCGGCGTCAGCGCCACACCACGCTGCTCGATCTCGCCGAACCGGGCGGTATGCGTCCCCTGAAAGCCATCCTGAAAATGGACCGGTTCTTCCAGCGCCTTGAAGCTGGTCTGGCGCAACAGAATCGGCACCTGACGTTGCGGTGGACCTTCGATCAGCGTTTTAGGATCGATACCGCGTGACGGCATCAGCGCCTGCACGCGGTCAATGTCCAGCGTACGCGGTGTCAGATGGTTGATGTGGCAACCGCGGAAGCACACCACATCGGCGATCAAACGATGCTGCTGACTCAGCGCACGATAGGTGGCGCTGTCAACCGTGGTATGCGCATGCCAGCGGAAGGTTTCCAGTGCTTCTTTGACGAATAACGCGGCATCGGCAGCGGTAAGTCCGCCCTGCTGCTGGTGTTTCGCAATCAGCGCCCGGCAGCCTGGGGTAAAAATATCGCGTGCCGCGAGGATAGCGGCAGCTTTGGCACGCAGCGCCTCATCGTTAATCAACTCCAGCCGCAACAGTGAGGTAAAAACGCGGAAGGGATTACGCCGCAGCGCACTATCGCTGACCGGACGAAACGCGGTGGAGTGCACCGGCACGCCAGCCTGTGACAGATCGTAGTATCCCACCGGATACATACCCATGACGGCAAACATCTGCCGTAACAGGCTTAACTCCGCAGCCGTACCCACACGGATGGCACCATGACGCTCCACGCTTAAGCGGCTGAGTTCATCGGCAGCAGCCAGACGATTTTTCAGGGCGGGATTGGCTTCCAGCGTCCGTTCGTTAACGGCGCTGACCAGTTGCGTCAGAGTGCCATATTGCGGCACCTCTTGCTGGTACATCGCCGACATGGCCTGAGAAAACAGCGTGCGAATGGCATCGCTGGCGAGAAAGTTGTCCATGATCATCACCTCGGGCTAAAGGGTTGTTGCTACTGTAGATCAACCGCTTAACACCGGGTAACAATTTCGTGGAACTGTGATCTCGCCTGCTTACTCCGGGTCACCAAAGCGAAATTTCAGGACCAGCATCACCGTGGTTAACACCGCCGGTAAGGCCAGCATCAGGAAGATATGGCTGAATGACCAGCCAAGCGACAGCAATTCCGCGCCGACAAAGGCACTGAGGATGGCACCGACGCGCCCTACACCATGCATCCAGCTGGAACCGGTCGCACGCGCATGGGTGGGATAATAGCTGGCAGCCAGCGCGTTCATGCCGGTATTGGCACCGTTAAAACAAAAGCCGCTGCAAAAGGCGATGCCACTCATCAACCCGACCTGGGCTGGGGAGAAACCGAGGACGATAATCGCGATACCGCCACAAAAATAGATCACTGCCAGCGCCAGGTTGGCATTGACGCGGTCCATCAGCCAGCCAGCGAACAGTGACCCCAGAGTGCCGCCTGCCTGGTACATCGCGGTGATGATCGCGGCTTCAGTGACCGACATCCCCAGCGTATTCACCAGTGACGGCAGCCAGCTGCCAATCAGATAAACCAGGAACAGCCCCATGAAATAACCGCCCCACAGCATCAGGCTGCCAAACAGGTAGCGGCGGGAAACCACGGTGGCTATCGCGCCATGACGTGCGGTGGCTGGCTCGGCACTGAGAAAATGGCTGTTAGCTTGCACTGCACCCGGCATCATACGATCGAGAATGGCATGAATCCGCGCCGCGGGTGCCCGACGACTGATAAGAAAACGCACCGACTCCGGTAAACCACGCAGCAGGAAAGGCAGTACCACCAGCGGCAGCACGCCACCGAGCAACATCACCGCATGCCAGTTATAACGCGGCAGCAGACAGGAGGCGGCAAAACCACCCGAGGCGGCACCGAAGGTGAAACCGCAAAATACCACGGTGATAATGAAGGAGCGACGGCGTTCAGGGGCGTATTCCGCCACCAGCGTACCCACGTTGGGCATGGCCGCGCCAAGGCCTAATCCGGTCAGAAAACGGAACAACATCATCTGTTCGATGTTTTGTGCCATCGCAGTGGCCAGCGTCCATATGCCGAAGAACAGGACGCTTTGCAGAATCAGCAGGCGGCGACCAAAGCGGTCGGCCAGTGGCCCCGCCACCACAGCACCCAGTGCCAGCCCCACCAATGCGGCGCTGATGACCATGCCGAGTTGATGATTGCTGACTCCCCAGGCGGCTTTGAGCGTCGGTGCGATAAAGCCCATCAGCGCGATGTCCATACCGTCCAGCGCCACAACAATGAAGCAGAGTGCAATCAGGCGCTTTTGCCAGCTGCTTAATGCGCTCTGATTAATGAGCTGGCGGACATCTACTGCTTCAACGCTGGTCACGTCAGAACCCCTGCTTCGGCTTACCGATTTAAACATCAGTTTTGGTAAAAAAAACGGCGCTTATGATAGCTCATCGTTAACAATAGCGGGCAGTAATTTTGAATGTAATTGAGAATTATTCAGGATTTGTGATCTTAACCCTCTGATATTACTGACGGTAATAACCTGGCAGGTAGATTAATATCCGGTATTCCCCGTGATTACAGTGACTTATGCGTTTAGCGCCACACAAGCTAAAATTGTTAATATAATTTTGCAGCGAGGTTAACAAAATTTCAGTTTGCCAGTTGCCTGCGCGCTGGAAATCTCATTAAGTGTGAGGTTATGGACAAAAATATCCTTTTCAATCAGCGCATTCGCTTGCGCCACTTACATACCTTTGTTGCGGTAGCGCAGCAGGGCACACTGGGCCGGGCAGCGGAAACTCTCAGCCTGAGCCAGCCTGCGCTATCGAAAACCCTCAACGAGCTGGAGGAACTGGCGGGTGCCCGTCTGTTTGAACGTGGCCGTCTCGGTGCGCAGCTCACCACGCTGGGGGAACAATTTCTTACCCATGCGGTGAAGGTGCTGGATGCACTGAATCATGCCGGGCAGAGCTTCAACGCCCCGCTGCCAGGACGCCCCATGGTGATCCGTCTTGGCGCACTGACGACGGCAGCGATGGGCATGCTGCCGCAAATTCTCGATCGTTTTCATCAGCAGCAACCCAACACCACGGTTCAGGTGGCGACCCTGCATAACAACGTACTGCTGGCGGGTTTACGCGCCGGGGAATTTGATATCGGTATTGGCCGCATGGCCGACAGCGAGATGATGGCGGGTCTGACTTATGAGTTGCTGTTTCTGGAGTCGCTGAAGCTGGTGGTGCGACCGGAACATCCGCTATTAGGTGACAACGTCACGCTATCCAGAGCGATGCAATGGCCGGTGGTGATCTCCCCGGAGGGCACTGCGCCGCGCCGTATCGCCCAGCAGATGCTGGATGATCAGGATTGTTCCCTGCCCGCCAACTGCGTTGAAACCTCTTCCACCTCGCTGGCACGTCAGCTGGCACTGCGTTACGACTATGTGTGGTTTGTGCCATCCGGGGCCATTAAAGAAGATTTGAGCCATAATGCGCTCTGCGCCCTGCCCATCAGTTCCGGTGGACCTGGCGAGCCGGTGGGTATTATCACCCGCACCGGTAATACCTTAAGCCTGAGCGCAGAAGTATTAATGGCGACGATCCGTAAGTTCCACAGTTAACGGCTGCGCTTGGCATGCCGTTCGCGGTTA
This genomic stretch from Pantoea cypripedii harbors:
- a CDS encoding LysR substrate-binding domain-containing protein, with the protein product MDKNILFNQRIRLRHLHTFVAVAQQGTLGRAAETLSLSQPALSKTLNELEELAGARLFERGRLGAQLTTLGEQFLTHAVKVLDALNHAGQSFNAPLPGRPMVIRLGALTTAAMGMLPQILDRFHQQQPNTTVQVATLHNNVLLAGLRAGEFDIGIGRMADSEMMAGLTYELLFLESLKLVVRPEHPLLGDNVTLSRAMQWPVVISPEGTAPRRIAQQMLDDQDCSLPANCVETSSTSLARQLALRYDYVWFVPSGAIKEDLSHNALCALPISSGGPGEPVGIITRTGNTLSLSAEVLMATIRKFHS
- a CDS encoding MFS transporter: MTSVEAVDVRQLINQSALSSWQKRLIALCFIVVALDGMDIALMGFIAPTLKAAWGVSNHQLGMVISAALVGLALGAVVAGPLADRFGRRLLILQSVLFFGIWTLATAMAQNIEQMMLFRFLTGLGLGAAMPNVGTLVAEYAPERRRSFIITVVFCGFTFGAASGGFAASCLLPRYNWHAVMLLGGVLPLVVLPFLLRGLPESVRFLISRRAPAARIHAILDRMMPGAVQANSHFLSAEPATARHGAIATVVSRRYLFGSLMLWGGYFMGLFLVYLIGSWLPSLVNTLGMSVTEAAIITAMYQAGGTLGSLFAGWLMDRVNANLALAVIYFCGGIAIIVLGFSPAQVGLMSGIAFCSGFCFNGANTGMNALAASYYPTHARATGSSWMHGVGRVGAILSAFVGAELLSLGWSFSHIFLMLALPAVLTTVMLVLKFRFGDPE
- a CDS encoding DoxX family protein; this encodes MFGGINQLFTRMCDHPDFAKLLLRLTFGGLLLFHGEFKVVHGVAWIEHLLTVRGMPGFIAYGAYIGEILAPVMMIIGFMTRPAAFIIVINMIVATLLVKMGVVWHLTDVGAWSLETEALYTLGALAIMFLGAGKYSLVRTPRLQ
- a CDS encoding carboxylesterase/lipase family protein, which codes for MKNERRLRIVTAEGELRGTMDDDLFVFKGIPYAAPPVGALRWRPPQPLRPWQGVHDATAWGDASWQNRDYCVAAGGGDPGRFSEDCLYLNIWTPDIEPSRPLPVMVWLHGGGFAIGAGSLDPYRGKALAAQGVVVITLNYRLGHFGFFAHPALDAEYPSDGIVNNFALLDQIAALQWVQRNIPAFGGDRHNITLFGESSGARSVLSLCCSPLAEGLFHKGIVQSAYSLPDIPRAEAQQAGKKVAAHFGLAENVSAAQLRELPAESFWPLQRPLALGPVPISGDAVLPRPMLATFLAGKQHRVPLMIGSNSDEASVLEFFGVDATQVLQQLRRKNRFSYRVIKWLYDIHDDRLLGRAVARDMAFSVMPLLIVKAQHNIGMPGWRYWFDYVSEQSRDLYPHGAWHGNEIPYVFNTLQSLPPPEGRTYTAADHAFAAKVSAFWVTFARDANEFSHQLQGDIAWPAWRASEDVTLVFSQETEHPLRLQPRFMRGRLRLFRLMMRSMVKL
- a CDS encoding methyl-accepting chemotaxis protein, translating into MGILKNFTIRAVMLTILGLFCLLWCVVGLFSVHSLNALGDGNEVDRQLVNQMTVLSKGNDQYFRVVTRMSRVMEIRASGATPPADAFGPVQQALDSMKQQLEQFKAMAPGPMDADTANNVIANWQKLLDEGIAPQVALAQQGTLEAYRAQANNVTPALSRAFGASAESFNQAAAIKLEDTRVTVDKLTNVTKVIILVAVGVGLLILLFTDRYLVTMLVKPLDKIRDHFAIIAQGDLSQPVEEFGRNCVGKLVPLLRAMQDSLREAVSAIRSGTENIYRGAAEISAGNNDLSSRTEEQAAALEQTAASMEQLTATVKFNADNARQASSLAETASGTAQQGGRLVGEVVTTMEGISGSSKKIAEITNVINSIAFQTNILALNAAVEAARAGEQGRGFAVVASEVRNLAQRSANAAKEIATLIEDSVQRVGKGSELVNNAGHTMNDILKSVQDVNEIMKHIAAASEEQSKGISQVGTAVTEMDSVTQQNASLVEQVSAAASALERQTEELQASVAKFRLAPSAPVTNAAKPPAGPVLRRPALNAPPVAQSKSASADEWVSF
- a CDS encoding VOC family protein, whose translation is MDNFLASDAIRTLFSQAMSAMYQQEVPQYGTLTQLVSAVNERTLEANPALKNRLAAADELSRLSVERHGAIRVGTAAELSLLRQMFAVMGMYPVGYYDLSQAGVPVHSTAFRPVSDSALRRNPFRVFTSLLRLELINDEALRAKAAAILAARDIFTPGCRALIAKHQQQGGLTAADAALFVKEALETFRWHAHTTVDSATYRALSQQHRLIADVVCFRGCHINHLTPRTLDIDRVQALMPSRGIDPKTLIEGPPQRQVPILLRQTSFKALEEPVHFQDGFQGTHTARFGEIEQRGVALTPKGRALYDKLLAEAGTGPDNQHHQQHLAAVFSDFPDDETSLREQQLAWFRYRLTEQGIQSPPRAEESMEQLMKEGRLLAEPITYEDFLPVSAAGIFQSNLGDEAQVRSAGNASREAFESALGAAVQDEMVLYQQMQQRSLVRCGLA